A genome region from Deinococcus aerolatus includes the following:
- a CDS encoding S1C family serine protease translates to MRASPWLPVLLILALGAYLLPNWQPKFELVPRQPQVSATLPNTLPKDTQALFEKVRPATVRVESLDPRTREAGIGTGFFISETGQVLTAYHVVSLGTLFQVSTLSGQSYRARVTAFDARADVALLEVQGRGPFPFLPLASRAPRVGETVLAVGNSGGDFLQPRRGRLLRLDAAAARADFPQGTLEMNAPLAPGDSGGPIIDGLGNAIGVVSYISVDSSGITRRSYAVPVVDGDNLITALRTGEKRDTPVVGIELDSFHSGLTDPAGGVIARVVGGSPAARAGLQGGEYDAGGNLLKLGDTITTVDGRRTRDANEVILALRGGEVGDTVTVGYLRGNQPRETRITLVARATLPSPRE, encoded by the coding sequence GTGCGCGCTTCGCCCTGGCTTCCCGTCCTGCTGATTCTGGCGCTGGGCGCTTATCTGCTGCCTAACTGGCAGCCGAAATTCGAGCTGGTGCCCCGACAGCCGCAGGTGTCGGCCACCCTGCCCAACACGCTGCCCAAGGACACCCAGGCGCTGTTCGAGAAGGTCCGCCCCGCCACCGTGCGCGTCGAGAGCCTGGACCCCCGCACGCGCGAGGCGGGCATCGGCACCGGCTTTTTCATCAGCGAGACCGGGCAGGTGCTGACCGCCTACCACGTCGTGAGTCTGGGCACGCTGTTTCAGGTCAGCACGCTGTCGGGGCAGTCGTACCGCGCCAGGGTGACGGCCTTTGACGCGCGGGCCGACGTGGCGCTGCTGGAAGTGCAGGGACGCGGCCCCTTCCCCTTTCTGCCTCTGGCCAGCCGCGCCCCGCGTGTGGGCGAGACGGTGCTGGCGGTGGGCAACAGCGGCGGCGACTTCCTGCAACCCCGGCGTGGCCGCCTGCTGCGGCTGGACGCGGCGGCGGCCCGCGCCGATTTCCCGCAGGGCACGCTGGAGATGAACGCCCCGCTGGCCCCCGGCGACAGCGGCGGCCCGATCATCGACGGGCTGGGCAACGCGATTGGCGTGGTCAGCTACATCAGCGTGGACAGCAGCGGCATCACCCGGCGCAGCTACGCGGTGCCGGTGGTGGACGGCGACAACCTGATCACGGCGCTGCGGACCGGCGAGAAACGCGATACCCCGGTGGTGGGCATCGAACTGGACAGTTTTCACAGCGGCCTGACTGACCCGGCAGGCGGCGTGATCGCGCGGGTGGTAGGCGGCAGTCCCGCCGCCCGCGCCGGACTGCAGGGCGGCGAGTACGACGCGGGCGGCAACCTGCTGAAGCTGGGCGACACCATTACCACCGTGGACGGGCGGCGCACCCGTGACGCCAACGAGGTCATCCTCGCGCTGCGGGGCGGCGAGGTCGGCGACACCGTGACGGTGGGCTACCTGCGCGGCAACCAGCCCAGGGAAACCCGCATCACGCTGGTGGCGCGGGCCACCCTCCCCAGCCCGCGCGAATAA
- a CDS encoding nuclear transport factor 2 family protein produces the protein MTTTEQFMTALQNAESSGDPSELVALHAGDVTLNNLTSKTWTGTEGAQEFWERYLSDFETIHSEFTHHHESGGQGVMEWNATGKLKNGGDIEYRGVSIIEIMDGKVGAFRTYYDSAAFVNPAQE, from the coding sequence ATGACCACCACTGAACAGTTCATGACCGCCCTGCAAAACGCCGAATCCAGCGGCGATCCGTCCGAACTGGTGGCGCTGCACGCCGGGGACGTCACCCTGAACAACCTGACCAGCAAGACCTGGACAGGGACCGAGGGCGCGCAGGAGTTCTGGGAGCGCTACCTGAGCGATTTCGAGACCATCCACAGCGAATTCACCCACCACCACGAGAGCGGCGGCCAGGGCGTGATGGAATGGAACGCCACGGGCAAGCTCAAGAACGGCGGCGACATCGAGTACCGGGGCGTGAGCATCATCGAGATCATGGACGGCAAGGTGGGGGCCTTCCGCACCTACTACGACAGCGCCGCCTTCGTGAACCCGGCGCAGGAGTAA
- the rlmB gene encoding 23S rRNA (guanosine(2251)-2'-O)-methyltransferase RlmB, translated as MLLYGRNPVLEALKDGRVGEVLVARGVEESFVAELKAALGESGVRLRFAPRIELDQLAGTTAHQGVMAEVEDLAWASVDDILDRAEARGEELLIVLLDGITDPRNFGAIIRSAEVLGAHGVVVEERRSAPLSPVVAKTAAGATSYLPVAQTKNLPRLIDALKEDRVWVYGAAGESAQDVTKTDFSGRVALVVGAEGEGLRRLVREKCDVLVGIPTRGQVDSLNASVAAGILIHEVMRGRGKA; from the coding sequence ATGTTGCTGTATGGAAGGAATCCGGTGCTGGAAGCCCTGAAGGATGGGCGGGTGGGCGAGGTGCTGGTGGCGCGCGGCGTCGAGGAGAGTTTCGTGGCCGAGCTGAAGGCCGCGCTGGGAGAGAGCGGCGTCAGGCTGCGCTTTGCCCCGCGCATCGAGCTGGATCAGCTGGCCGGCACCACCGCCCACCAGGGCGTGATGGCTGAAGTTGAGGACCTGGCCTGGGCCAGTGTGGACGACATTCTGGACCGCGCCGAGGCTAGGGGCGAGGAACTGCTGATCGTGCTGCTGGACGGCATCACCGATCCGCGCAACTTTGGGGCCATCATCCGCAGCGCCGAGGTGCTGGGCGCGCACGGGGTGGTGGTGGAGGAGCGCCGCAGCGCGCCGCTGTCGCCGGTGGTGGCCAAGACGGCGGCGGGCGCCACCAGTTACCTGCCGGTGGCGCAGACCAAGAACCTGCCCCGGCTGATCGACGCCCTCAAGGAGGACCGGGTGTGGGTGTACGGCGCGGCCGGTGAATCGGCGCAGGACGTGACCAAGACCGACTTCAGCGGGCGCGTGGCGCTGGTGGTGGGCGCGGAGGGCGAGGGCCTGCGCCGGCTGGTGCGCGAGAAATGCGATGTGCTGGTGGGCATTCCCACGCGTGGGCAGGTGGACAGCCTCAACGCCTCGGTAGCGGCGGGCATCCTGATTCACGAGGTGATGCGCGGGCGCGGTAAGGCGTGA
- a CDS encoding NAD(P)/FAD-dependent oxidoreductase, with protein sequence MPAKPDVLVVGAGLAGLALAHDLRGRGQTVRVLDKSRGVSGRAATRRTPPPEARLDHGARYFTARHPRAVALAEGGVTAGWNRVWAQGFAAWEDGQIAPPPPDGHPRYAPPLGMSTLGRELARGLDVQTGLEVSSLERLPGGWRVHSRDGVAGEAARLVLNLPAPQALALLEPLLLELGRDGLGDLQATAATLRRVEYAPCWAAGVVLEQDTGADWPALSLRGHPVLDWIAREHTKRAGDHPPALMLQASAAWSRANLERRSDEVLPELLAAAAGVLGQELRPVHAFAHRWRYATPECRAPGPCLWHAPYGLGLCGDGFTPDGHGPRVEAALLSGWALAARMGSDD encoded by the coding sequence ATGCCTGCTAAGCCGGACGTGCTGGTGGTGGGGGCCGGGCTGGCCGGGCTGGCGCTGGCCCATGACCTGCGGGGCCGGGGCCAGACGGTGCGCGTGCTGGACAAGTCGCGTGGGGTCTCAGGCCGCGCCGCCACCCGCCGCACGCCGCCGCCGGAGGCCCGGCTGGATCACGGCGCACGCTACTTCACCGCCCGGCATCCCCGCGCCGTGGCGCTGGCCGAGGGCGGCGTGACCGCCGGCTGGAACCGCGTGTGGGCGCAGGGGTTTGCGGCCTGGGAGGACGGGCAGATTGCGCCGCCGCCGCCGGACGGCCACCCGCGTTATGCCCCGCCCCTGGGCATGAGCACCCTGGGCCGCGAGCTGGCGCGGGGGCTGGACGTGCAGACCGGGTTGGAGGTGAGCAGCCTGGAACGTCTGCCCGGCGGCTGGCGCGTGCATTCGCGTGACGGCGTGGCGGGCGAGGCCGCGCGGCTGGTGCTGAACCTTCCCGCCCCGCAGGCCCTGGCCCTGCTGGAGCCGTTGCTGCTGGAGCTGGGTAGGGACGGTCTGGGAGATCTGCAGGCGACCGCCGCGACGCTGCGCCGCGTGGAGTACGCCCCGTGCTGGGCGGCGGGTGTGGTGCTGGAGCAGGACACCGGGGCCGACTGGCCGGCCCTGAGCCTGCGCGGCCACCCGGTGCTGGACTGGATCGCCCGCGAACACACCAAGCGTGCCGGAGATCACCCGCCCGCGTTGATGTTGCAGGCCTCGGCGGCGTGGTCCCGCGCCAACCTGGAACGCCGCTCGGACGAGGTCCTGCCCGAACTGCTGGCGGCAGCGGCCGGGGTGCTGGGCCAGGAACTCCGGCCAGTTCACGCCTTTGCCCACCGCTGGCGCTACGCCACACCTGAATGCCGAGCGCCCGGCCCCTGCCTGTGGCACGCTCCGTACGGTCTGGGGCTGTGTGGCGACGGTTTCACGCCCGATGGTCACGGCCCGCGCGTGGAGGCCGCCCTGCTGAGCGGCTGGGCGCTGGCGGCACGGATGGGCAGCGATGACTGA
- the trhA gene encoding PAQR family membrane homeostasis protein TrhA, with the protein MRRLLLAPREPVNALTHWAGAVAALIVLGPLLWWAHSRGLALWPFVVFGVSMVALYSASASYHSFGRSEHSMLWLRKLDHAGIFLLIAGSYTPIAYFGLHGLWQSVVLWVVWGIALTGIVLKLVTMRLPRWVSTLLYVGMGWLAVIFLPQLVRNLPAAAIFWLAAGGVLYTLGALVYGTRLIRPREQGFWRHWGFHEIWHLFVLGGTGAHVAMMFSLR; encoded by the coding sequence ATGAGACGCCTCCTGCTCGCCCCGCGTGAACCGGTGAACGCCCTGACCCACTGGGCCGGCGCCGTGGCGGCGCTGATCGTGCTGGGGCCACTGCTGTGGTGGGCGCACTCGCGCGGGCTGGCGCTGTGGCCCTTCGTGGTTTTCGGCGTCAGCATGGTGGCGTTGTATTCGGCCAGCGCGAGCTACCACTCGTTTGGCCGCAGCGAGCACAGCATGCTGTGGCTGCGGAAACTGGACCACGCGGGCATCTTCTTGCTGATCGCGGGCAGCTACACGCCCATCGCGTACTTCGGGCTGCATGGCCTGTGGCAAAGCGTGGTGTTGTGGGTGGTGTGGGGCATTGCACTGACCGGCATCGTGCTGAAGCTGGTCACCATGCGTCTGCCGCGCTGGGTCAGCACGCTGCTGTACGTGGGGATGGGCTGGCTAGCCGTGATCTTCCTGCCGCAACTGGTCCGCAACCTGCCTGCCGCTGCCATTTTCTGGCTGGCCGCCGGAGGCGTGCTGTACACCCTGGGGGCACTGGTCTACGGAACCCGGCTGATCAGGCCGCGCGAGCAGGGCTTCTGGCGGCACTGGGGCTTTCACGAGATCTGGCACCTGTTCGTGCTGGGCGGCACCGGGGCGCACGTGGCGATGATGTTCAGCCTGCGCTGA
- a CDS encoding aldose 1-epimerase, translated as MSWRTETVSSAAMTLEVLPDLGASILNLRAASGRPVLRAVNPTTVQTSSQCASFVLLPYSNRIRDACFAFEGHDVQLQPNTGAGLAQHGDVRNRPWTVTRASDSHLVCTFDSRDHADINWPWAFTAQVEYRLHGPHLDTTVTLTNADTRDMPAGMGLHPYFQRLQDGIDPALAFDAPLTYDTDSRSLTVGGAREVRPQEDYRTPAHIGTRQIDRTFTAWDGIVRLDWAAGGRPPRALVQTADNPYSHLVVFTAPDGSLALEPVSHATDAFNLAAQGVAGVDMRVLSPGQSLAGTARITLEGVW; from the coding sequence GTGAGCTGGCGCACCGAGACGGTGTCCAGCGCCGCAATGACGCTGGAGGTGCTGCCGGACCTGGGGGCCAGCATCCTGAACCTGCGTGCCGCGTCGGGCCGTCCGGTGCTGCGTGCGGTGAACCCGACCACCGTGCAGACCAGCAGCCAGTGCGCCAGCTTCGTGCTGCTGCCCTACTCCAACCGCATCCGGGACGCGTGCTTTGCCTTTGAGGGTCACGACGTGCAGTTGCAGCCCAACACCGGGGCAGGGCTGGCCCAGCACGGCGACGTCCGCAACCGCCCGTGGACGGTCACGCGGGCCTCGGACAGCCATCTGGTGTGCACCTTCGACAGCCGGGACCACGCCGACATCAACTGGCCCTGGGCCTTTACCGCCCAGGTGGAATACCGTCTGCACGGTCCCCACCTGGACACCACCGTGACGCTGACCAACGCCGACACCCGCGACATGCCCGCTGGCATGGGCCTGCACCCCTACTTCCAGCGCCTGCAGGACGGCATCGACCCGGCGCTGGCCTTTGATGCCCCGCTGACCTACGACACCGACAGCCGCAGCCTCACAGTGGGCGGCGCCCGGGAGGTCCGTCCGCAGGAGGATTACCGAACGCCGGCCCATATCGGGACACGGCAGATTGACCGGACCTTCACCGCCTGGGACGGAATTGTCCGGCTGGACTGGGCAGCGGGCGGCAGGCCACCACGGGCGCTGGTCCAGACCGCCGACAACCCTTACTCACACCTGGTGGTCTTCACCGCGCCCGACGGCAGCCTGGCGCTGGAACCGGTTTCACACGCCACCGACGCCTTCAATCTGGCGGCGCAGGGCGTGGCCGGTGTGGACATGCGGGTGCTGTCGCCGGGGCAAAGCCTGGCCGGCACGGCGCGGATCACGCTGGAAGGGGTGTGGTAG
- a CDS encoding DUF3197 domain-containing protein: MQIADPLGLPGAPQETLNAVLAHLEQHPSGGAGGPAGQLILVTDRQGERDRAGYAAVLIVGSVATVVATAFGPRFGRPGMEALVQLVHWAQEREWMVRETVLNSSDFTRVIDEPDAAEVGRLVAASSPSDTGIYLVWPAAWKEESWQA, translated from the coding sequence ATGCAAATTGCCGATCCGCTGGGCCTCCCCGGGGCGCCGCAAGAGACCCTGAATGCCGTTCTGGCCCATCTGGAGCAGCACCCGTCGGGTGGCGCGGGGGGGCCGGCGGGCCAGCTGATTCTGGTAACGGACCGCCAGGGCGAGCGCGACCGCGCAGGCTACGCGGCGGTGCTGATCGTGGGTTCCGTGGCGACGGTGGTGGCCACCGCCTTCGGGCCGCGTTTCGGGCGGCCGGGCATGGAGGCGCTGGTGCAGCTGGTGCACTGGGCGCAGGAACGCGAGTGGATGGTGCGCGAGACGGTCCTGAACAGTTCCGATTTCACGCGGGTGATCGACGAGCCGGACGCTGCCGAGGTGGGCAGGCTGGTGGCCGCCAGTTCCCCCAGCGACACGGGCATCTATCTGGTGTGGCCCGCCGCCTGGAAAGAGGAGAGCTGGCAGGCCTGA
- a CDS encoding N-acetylglucosamine kinase: protein MILGIDMGASSSKWALFSGGEPTARGVYAPLSGHLYTPEARGRMTEGLAGIRAAMPTPPSAVVVGVTGLQRDLAPLIEAMLSDTFGLPVAALHVTDDMHLAHAAHFPGGGGTLVYAGTGSMAYHRTAAGKVLRAGGHGFLIDDAGGAFWQGRQGLKAALRGLDEGQAESRLAAGLFGAIGSRHWPDIRAHVYGEGRAALARLAPAVYAAAVDGDPEAQEIQRRAGAELARLGRAVLNRSGSHEVALCGGSFNPLVRAAFVAQIGDTLTVLPGAEPLLGALALAPGPPESRNV from the coding sequence ATGATTCTGGGCATCGATATGGGCGCGAGTAGCAGCAAGTGGGCGCTGTTCTCCGGCGGGGAACCCACGGCCAGAGGCGTTTACGCACCCCTGTCCGGCCACCTGTACACGCCGGAGGCCCGTGGGCGCATGACTGAGGGGCTGGCCGGCATTCGCGCCGCCATGCCCACGCCGCCCTCGGCGGTGGTGGTGGGCGTCACCGGGCTACAGAGGGACCTCGCGCCGTTGATCGAGGCCATGCTGTCGGACACCTTCGGGTTGCCCGTGGCCGCACTGCACGTCACCGACGACATGCATCTGGCCCATGCCGCGCACTTCCCGGGGGGTGGGGGCACCCTGGTGTATGCCGGAACCGGCAGCATGGCCTACCACCGCACGGCGGCGGGCAAGGTGCTGCGGGCCGGTGGCCACGGCTTTCTGATCGACGACGCGGGCGGGGCGTTCTGGCAGGGCCGGCAGGGCCTCAAGGCGGCGCTGCGCGGCCTGGACGAGGGACAGGCTGAAAGCCGGCTGGCCGCCGGCCTGTTCGGGGCCATCGGTTCCCGGCACTGGCCGGACATCCGCGCCCACGTGTACGGCGAGGGCCGCGCCGCGCTGGCTCGGCTGGCCCCCGCTGTGTACGCGGCGGCGGTGGACGGCGACCCGGAGGCCCAGGAGATTCAACGCCGCGCCGGGGCTGAGCTTGCGCGGCTGGGTCGGGCGGTGCTGAACCGCAGCGGCAGCCACGAGGTCGCGCTGTGCGGCGGCAGCTTCAATCCGCTGGTGCGGGCCGCGTTTGTGGCGCAGATCGGGGACACGCTGACGGTGCTGCCGGGGGCCGAGCCGTTGCTGGGCGCCCTGGCCCTGGCGCCCGGCCCACCCGAATCCAGAAACGTCTGA
- a CDS encoding HpcH/HpaI aldolase/citrate lyase family protein, producing the protein MTDHAVSGPLRSMLYVPGDKPRAIEKARGLAADAVILDLEDAVAPEHKAEARANVRAALLAGGWRVPVLVRVNGQGTPWEHEDREMALLSGASGLVLPKVEDARAASELSLGRPLWAMIETPAGVLNAPAIAAVPGVAGLLVGANDLARALRTRPHPDRLPLLHALSAVVLAARAHGKLPLDAVFNDVRDPAGFARECAQGRALGFAGKTVIHPDQLGPANAAYGVTEEEVQQARALLAAWAEGRSAGKSVVTFGGALVEQMHADEAQEVLALWAATQEGGAESG; encoded by the coding sequence ATGACTGATCACGCGGTCTCTGGCCCTCTGCGTTCCATGCTGTACGTGCCGGGCGACAAGCCCCGCGCCATCGAGAAGGCCCGCGGCCTGGCCGCCGACGCCGTGATTCTGGATCTGGAAGATGCTGTGGCCCCCGAACACAAGGCCGAAGCCCGTGCCAACGTGCGCGCGGCGTTGCTGGCCGGCGGCTGGCGCGTGCCGGTGCTGGTGCGGGTGAACGGGCAGGGCACCCCCTGGGAACACGAGGACCGCGAGATGGCGTTGCTGTCGGGCGCGTCGGGTCTGGTGCTGCCCAAGGTGGAAGACGCCCGCGCCGCCTCCGAACTGTCGCTGGGCCGCCCGCTGTGGGCCATGATTGAGACGCCCGCAGGCGTGCTGAACGCCCCGGCCATCGCCGCCGTGCCGGGGGTGGCGGGCCTGCTGGTGGGGGCCAACGATCTGGCCCGCGCCCTGCGGACGCGCCCGCACCCGGACCGCTTACCTCTGCTGCATGCCCTGTCGGCGGTGGTGCTGGCCGCCCGCGCCCACGGCAAGCTGCCGCTGGACGCCGTGTTCAACGACGTGCGTGACCCGGCAGGGTTTGCCCGCGAATGCGCGCAGGGCCGCGCCCTGGGCTTTGCCGGGAAGACTGTGATCCACCCGGACCAGCTTGGCCCGGCCAATGCGGCCTACGGCGTGACTGAAGAGGAGGTTCAGCAGGCCCGCGCGTTGCTGGCCGCCTGGGCCGAGGGCCGCTCCGCTGGCAAGAGCGTGGTGACCTTTGGCGGCGCCCTGGTCGAGCAGATGCACGCCGACGAGGCGCAGGAGGTGCTGGCATTGTGGGCGGCCACCCAGGAGGGCGGGGCAGAAAGCGGCTGA
- the paaI gene encoding hydroxyphenylacetyl-CoA thioesterase PaaI, with translation MNYADLLGLTVLEAAPQRTRVRAQVTASGLNMHGTAHGGLIFSLADEAFAVISNLEAQAVAVDTHLSFFRAATPGDELVAVATPERVGRTLATYRVEVRRGEEGEVLALFMGTVSRRVREGQAS, from the coding sequence ATGAATTACGCCGATCTGCTGGGACTGACCGTGCTGGAAGCCGCGCCGCAGCGCACTCGCGTCCGCGCCCAAGTCACGGCATCGGGCCTGAACATGCACGGTACCGCCCACGGCGGCCTGATCTTCAGTCTGGCTGACGAGGCGTTCGCGGTGATCAGCAATCTGGAGGCGCAGGCGGTGGCCGTGGACACCCACCTGAGCTTCTTCCGCGCCGCAACACCCGGAGACGAACTGGTGGCCGTCGCCACCCCGGAACGCGTGGGCCGCACCCTGGCAACGTACCGGGTGGAGGTCCGGCGCGGCGAGGAGGGCGAGGTGCTGGCACTGTTTATGGGGACAGTTTCCAGGCGGGTGCGGGAGGGTCAGGCGAGCTGA
- a CDS encoding sensor domain-containing protein encodes MTHSLSKSAPATFQTSPAPPGALQPNAALFTALSDLLRAHAPQAALLARVGDAVLRLEDGGLEDGGPELEPPEAWLEGGEMTWLSRDGELLGLLWSEDGPVSPTAVEVLTMLLAASRPDGAVREAEVLVTQLPVATAWLTPELTFRRVSRPFLELLGLSDTEVLGRTVAEVLPGRPELLLTLQGAVSGRSVHLSDEALPPVGAQADTAGGKVRWVRGEARPYLGGWGAGVMLTLQDVSGEYERAAGVSALLDTRTPAALLTEAGVVLHASHGLSELAPQVAGQPAPVLVGAPLWAWAGFEGAPSAAVHNLVRLAAGGGPAQADVRLASGEVLTLNVRRSSENGLLVAESAGAQAGGPAPLGMISQVLALSEDAAVLVDAAGRAQLINDPAAALLGVEAARLVGLGLTRVLGELGVKVFSPQGQPLALPEWRSLPAPSCREVLLALPGHSLRHMELRLTPVGAEAGRKDGGSRAAAPAGGGLLLTLRDVTMLRRAEAKMHHDARHDSLTGLRNRVGLREDLTAMDRTPPTPGALVCLNIDGFGALNTALGRVACDRLLIGLAARLSDQVGGPGGAVARLEGGTFAVLLPHLESHDAMEAVQRALSAPLRCGPRETALTFGLGVAALDGGTAEDILSNAEIAVRHARQQGRGGIGFFTPALRAGVRNAYALEEDLGGALAAHEFTLLYQPVLNLGTGRALGAEALLRWQHPQLGLLSPASFLEAAGRSDLIARIGEWVVEEAVASRDRVRAGAAGQSAAAGAWQVSVNLSLEELRRSEGLDRLLPVLRTHGAPDIEVTAGSLLDHSEETLDMLEQLRGYGARLCVDDFGDGAGSNLSALIRFPLDVIKLHPTLIARLPDDPRVVTLVASTIELAHRLGLKVVAVGVERAEQLDVLRDLGCDAAQGYVVCPPLPEAELLAWLAAR; translated from the coding sequence GTGACTCACTCCCTGTCCAAATCCGCTCCGGCCACCTTCCAGACCAGCCCGGCCCCGCCCGGCGCCCTCCAGCCCAACGCGGCGCTGTTCACGGCCCTGAGCGATCTGTTGCGTGCCCACGCGCCGCAGGCAGCGCTGCTGGCGCGGGTGGGCGACGCGGTGTTGCGCCTGGAAGACGGCGGCCTGGAAGACGGCGGGCCGGAACTGGAGCCGCCCGAGGCGTGGCTGGAGGGCGGCGAGATGACCTGGCTGTCCCGCGACGGCGAGCTGCTGGGGCTGCTGTGGAGCGAGGACGGGCCGGTGTCGCCCACGGCGGTGGAGGTGCTGACCATGCTGCTGGCGGCCTCGCGGCCAGACGGCGCGGTGCGCGAGGCCGAGGTGCTGGTCACGCAGCTGCCGGTGGCGACGGCCTGGCTGACGCCGGAGCTGACCTTCCGGCGCGTCAGCCGTCCATTTCTGGAACTGCTGGGCCTGAGTGACACCGAGGTGCTGGGCCGCACGGTGGCCGAGGTGCTGCCGGGCCGCCCGGAGCTGCTGCTGACGCTGCAGGGGGCGGTCTCGGGCCGCTCGGTGCACCTGTCCGACGAGGCGCTGCCCCCGGTGGGGGCACAGGCAGACACGGCCGGCGGCAAGGTGCGCTGGGTGCGCGGCGAGGCCCGGCCCTACCTGGGCGGCTGGGGCGCCGGCGTGATGCTGACCCTGCAGGATGTGAGCGGTGAATACGAGCGGGCCGCGGGGGTCTCGGCGCTGCTGGACACCCGCACGCCCGCCGCGCTGCTGACCGAGGCCGGCGTGGTCTTGCATGCCAGCCACGGCCTGAGCGAACTGGCCCCGCAGGTGGCGGGCCAGCCGGCACCGGTGCTGGTCGGCGCGCCGCTGTGGGCCTGGGCCGGCTTCGAGGGTGCGCCCTCGGCGGCGGTTCATAACCTGGTGCGGCTGGCCGCAGGCGGCGGCCCGGCGCAGGCCGACGTGAGGCTGGCCAGCGGCGAGGTGCTGACCCTGAACGTGCGCCGGTCCTCCGAGAATGGGCTGCTGGTGGCCGAGAGCGCAGGCGCGCAGGCCGGCGGCCCGGCCCCGCTGGGCATGATCTCGCAGGTGCTGGCGTTGTCCGAGGACGCCGCCGTTCTGGTGGACGCTGCGGGCCGGGCGCAGCTGATCAACGACCCCGCGGCGGCGCTGCTGGGGGTGGAGGCCGCCCGACTGGTGGGCCTGGGGCTGACGCGGGTGCTGGGCGAGCTGGGCGTCAAGGTCTTCTCGCCGCAGGGGCAGCCGCTGGCCCTGCCCGAGTGGCGGAGTCTGCCGGCCCCGTCGTGCCGCGAGGTGCTGCTGGCGCTGCCCGGCCACTCGCTGCGCCACATGGAGCTGCGCCTCACGCCTGTCGGGGCAGAGGCAGGGCGCAAGGACGGGGGCAGCCGCGCCGCCGCGCCGGCGGGAGGCGGCCTGCTGCTGACCCTGCGCGACGTGACGATGCTGCGCCGTGCCGAGGCCAAGATGCACCACGACGCCCGCCACGACTCCTTGACCGGGCTGCGCAACCGCGTCGGCCTGCGCGAGGATCTGACGGCTATGGACCGCACGCCGCCGACCCCCGGCGCGCTGGTGTGCCTGAACATCGACGGGTTCGGTGCCCTGAACACCGCCCTGGGCCGGGTGGCCTGTGACCGGCTGCTGATTGGTCTGGCCGCCCGCCTGAGCGACCAGGTGGGGGGACCGGGCGGCGCGGTGGCGCGGCTGGAGGGCGGCACCTTTGCCGTGCTGCTGCCCCACCTGGAAAGCCACGACGCCATGGAAGCTGTGCAGCGGGCCTTGAGTGCCCCGCTACGCTGCGGCCCACGCGAGACGGCCCTGACCTTCGGGCTGGGGGTGGCGGCGCTGGACGGGGGAACGGCGGAGGATATCCTCTCCAACGCGGAGATCGCGGTGCGCCACGCCCGCCAGCAGGGGCGCGGCGGCATCGGCTTCTTCACGCCGGCCCTGCGCGCCGGGGTCAGAAACGCCTACGCGCTGGAAGAGGACCTGGGCGGCGCGCTGGCGGCCCACGAGTTCACGCTGCTGTACCAGCCGGTGCTGAATCTCGGGACCGGGCGTGCGCTGGGGGCCGAGGCGCTGCTGCGCTGGCAGCACCCTCAGCTGGGCCTGCTGTCGCCCGCCAGTTTCCTGGAGGCCGCGGGCCGCAGTGACCTGATCGCCCGGATCGGGGAATGGGTGGTCGAGGAAGCCGTCGCCAGCCGGGACCGCGTGCGTGCCGGCGCGGCCGGGCAGTCCGCAGCGGCCGGAGCGTGGCAGGTCAGCGTCAACCTGAGCCTGGAAGAGCTGCGCCGCAGCGAGGGTCTGGACCGCCTGCTGCCGGTGCTCCGCACCCACGGCGCCCCGGACATCGAGGTCACGGCGGGCAGCCTGCTGGACCACAGCGAGGAAACGCTGGACATGCTGGAGCAGCTGCGCGGCTACGGCGCCCGGCTGTGCGTGGACGATTTCGGTGACGGTGCGGGCAGCAACCTCAGCGCACTGATCCGCTTTCCGCTGGACGTCATCAAGCTGCACCCCACCCTGATCGCCCGGCTGCCCGATGACCCGCGGGTGGTCACGCTGGTGGCCTCCACCATTGAGCTGGCGCACCGCCTGGGCCTGAAGGTGGTGGCGGTGGGCGTGGAGCGGGCCGAGCAACTGGACGTATTGCGCGACCTGGGCTGCGACGCCGCGCAGGGCTACGTGGTCTGCCCGCCGCTGCCCGAGGCCGAGCTGCTGGCGTGGCTCGCAGCGCGCTGA